From the genome of Bacteroidetes Order II. bacterium, one region includes:
- a CDS encoding ParA family protein has protein sequence MGAISKLSRFFSLFNADEKRLKETAKKHSDSNGRGVPPSSFRTMEDQFRRQHLPDWKAQEKESLAVAKSNVLIEPFDDPKGFIIALINDKGGVGKTTTAVNLAAALAVRSDVLVVDLDRQGSATIALGMEPAKEPFDTIAGVIEGKLPVETVIKASGLDRVDLIPSGYGMTFVENKLQKDTFNELREILEPLRSKYRYILLDCQPTFTALSGNALAAADGCIVPVSLDHLAIAGIESLTNTFENLMLAEDKLSPLLGIVTTMVDHQLPGTPVKLANVRDAYGDIVFETVIQYDKQLAEAPATGKSIFEYAGGSRGARCYWALSKEVIWRCKQLRQKQQQEVTVEA, from the coding sequence ATGGGAGCAATCTCTAAACTTTCAAGATTCTTTTCACTGTTTAATGCAGACGAAAAGCGATTGAAAGAAACTGCAAAAAAACATTCGGACTCGAACGGTAGGGGTGTTCCGCCCTCTTCTTTCCGGACCATGGAAGACCAGTTCAGGCGGCAGCATTTGCCGGATTGGAAAGCGCAAGAAAAGGAGTCGCTGGCTGTTGCAAAATCCAATGTTCTGATTGAACCCTTTGATGACCCTAAAGGATTTATCATTGCGCTGATTAATGATAAGGGCGGAGTTGGGAAAACAACCACTGCAGTAAATCTTGCGGCTGCACTCGCCGTTAGAAGTGATGTTTTGGTTGTGGATTTAGACCGGCAAGGATCAGCGACGATTGCGCTGGGGATGGAGCCAGCAAAAGAACCATTTGATACCATTGCGGGCGTCATCGAAGGAAAATTACCCGTCGAGACGGTTATTAAGGCTTCCGGTTTAGATCGGGTGGATTTAATCCCCAGTGGGTATGGGATGACGTTTGTAGAGAATAAACTTCAGAAAGATACCTTTAATGAATTAAGGGAAATACTGGAGCCTCTACGAAGTAAATATCGGTATATCCTCCTTGATTGTCAGCCGACGTTTACAGCACTTTCGGGCAATGCCTTGGCGGCGGCAGATGGGTGTATTGTGCCTGTATCCTTAGACCATTTGGCCATTGCGGGCATCGAAAGCCTAACCAATACCTTTGAAAACCTGATGCTGGCGGAAGACAAACTTTCTCCGTTATTGGGTATTGTAACCACAATGGTGGATCATCAACTACCCGGAACACCTGTTAAACTCGCCAATGTGCGGGATGCCTATGGCGATATCGTTTTTGAGACAGTGATTCAATATGACAAGCAACTCGCAGAGGCCCCCGCAACAGGTAAATCTATTTTTGAGTATGCAGGCGGTTCTCGTGGGGCTCGTTGCTACTGGGCCTTGTCCAAAGAAGTCATTTGGCGGTGCAAACAACTCCGCCAAAAACAGCAACAGGAAGTAACGGTCGAAGCATAA
- the rimM gene encoding 16S rRNA processing protein RimM, which produces MKPEIARILIGNVYKPHGVKGEVKVFPETDDPNRFLGLKTVYIGKDVALAKTFQVQTARLQKTAKHTFVLLGLEGVKSPEDAELIKGNAVYADQMALPPLEENEFFLDDLLGMNVQTEEKEMIGTVVEWMESPAHDIMVVQRKQKQDALIPIIPEFLVNIDAENQLVTIRTIEGLID; this is translated from the coding sequence ATGAAACCAGAAATAGCCCGCATTCTTATCGGGAATGTTTATAAACCGCACGGCGTAAAAGGAGAAGTTAAAGTTTTTCCTGAAACCGATGACCCCAACCGCTTTCTCGGTCTGAAAACCGTCTATATCGGAAAAGATGTTGCTTTGGCTAAAACTTTTCAGGTTCAGACGGCTCGGCTCCAGAAAACCGCGAAACACACATTTGTGTTACTTGGCCTCGAAGGGGTGAAATCTCCCGAAGATGCCGAACTCATCAAAGGGAATGCGGTCTATGCAGACCAAATGGCCTTGCCACCCCTCGAAGAAAATGAATTCTTTTTAGACGATTTGCTTGGAATGAACGTGCAAACCGAAGAAAAAGAAATGATTGGAACAGTGGTGGAGTGGATGGAGTCTCCAGCCCATGACATTATGGTGGTACAGCGTAAACAAAAACAAGACGCGCTTATCCCCATCATTCCGGAGTTTCTGGTTAATATAGATGCCGAAAACCAACTTGTCACGATCCGAACAATAGAAGGATTGATAGACTAA
- a CDS encoding peptidyl-prolyl cis-trans isomerase: MKRFFGPFTPFYTAVFLFLMGCGGNDQQDFVARVGDRYLTQRALQEAISTLPKGLNGQEAKRQVIESWVSNALLAQEAQKRKLADDPTVKSLIEESTRSVLIGALLDRVNQESLPEPTPTEIATYYQQNINNLLLKEDYVRIWYIRTNDKKKAESARNEMAQAFKPSGGASESDWKRIAHSYADDKEATLAMSYHYLPESRFEDTSERVLALLSGLKNNEVSAVENIGGTWHVIGLVERAQAGSKPKLAWIQDEIRQQLRIRAKKQRYATLLQELRSKAMSQKTLEIKGT; the protein is encoded by the coding sequence ATGAAACGCTTCTTTGGCCCTTTCACACCCTTTTATACTGCGGTATTCTTGTTTCTAATGGGTTGTGGAGGCAATGACCAGCAAGATTTTGTGGCCCGTGTTGGAGATCGCTATCTTACACAGCGTGCCTTACAAGAAGCCATTTCGACCCTCCCTAAAGGCTTGAATGGCCAAGAAGCCAAACGACAGGTTATCGAAAGTTGGGTCTCGAATGCCCTTTTGGCCCAAGAAGCCCAAAAACGAAAGCTCGCTGATGATCCAACGGTGAAATCGTTGATCGAAGAGAGTACACGTTCGGTTTTGATTGGCGCATTGTTGGATCGGGTCAACCAAGAGTCCTTACCCGAACCTACTCCCACCGAAATTGCGACCTACTACCAGCAAAACATAAACAACCTTTTGCTAAAAGAAGATTATGTTCGCATTTGGTATATTAGAACCAATGATAAAAAAAAGGCCGAATCTGCCCGAAACGAAATGGCCCAAGCCTTTAAACCGTCTGGCGGCGCTTCTGAATCGGATTGGAAACGGATAGCGCATTCATATGCAGATGATAAAGAAGCGACCTTGGCCATGTCTTACCATTATTTGCCCGAAAGTCGGTTTGAAGATACTTCGGAAAGGGTTCTTGCACTTCTTTCCGGTTTGAAAAACAACGAAGTTTCGGCGGTAGAAAATATTGGCGGGACATGGCACGTTATTGGCCTTGTGGAACGTGCCCAAGCAGGATCCAAACCTAAACTGGCCTGGATTCAAGACGAAATCCGACAACAATTGCGCATCCGTGCAAAAAAACAACGGTATGCCACCCTACTTCAGGAACTTCGGAGCAAGGCAATGTCACAAAAGACCTTAGAAATCAAGGGAACGTAA
- a CDS encoding rhodanese-like domain-containing protein, with the protein MADITVQELKKRMDAGEALTIIDVREPDEYEAANIGATLVPLSSLTDLTVFEPFKEQELIVHCRSGARSGRVVQMLKQAGFNNPRNLIGGMLAWAAEIDPNMNVY; encoded by the coding sequence ATGGCAGACATTACTGTTCAAGAACTCAAGAAACGCATGGATGCCGGGGAAGCACTCACGATTATAGACGTGCGCGAACCGGATGAGTATGAAGCGGCCAATATTGGCGCAACCCTTGTCCCACTCAGTTCATTAACAGACCTCACTGTATTTGAGCCATTTAAGGAGCAAGAACTGATCGTTCACTGCCGAAGTGGTGCTCGCAGTGGTCGGGTGGTACAAATGCTCAAACAAGCCGGGTTCAATAACCCACGAAATTTGATCGGTGGCATGTTGGCTTGGGCAGCGGAGATTGATCCAAACATGAACGTTTATTGA
- the trmD gene encoding tRNA (guanosine(37)-N1)-methyltransferase TrmD → MWIDVVTAFPGLIEGPLQYSIVRQAIKKGLATIHAHNLRDYATDKHRVIDGYPFGGGGGMVLKPEPLFNCIEALKQKSEHDGRGTYDAVIYLTPDGELLNQRICNALSLHQNIMMVAGHYKGIDQRVRDTYITREISIGDYVISGGEQAATILIDAIVRLIPGVLSNATSALSDSFQDGLLDMPVYTRPAEFRGMRVPEVLLEGDHAKIDAWRDEERLRRTRERRPDLLKGQD, encoded by the coding sequence ATGTGGATAGACGTCGTGACCGCGTTTCCGGGTCTGATTGAAGGGCCGCTTCAATATAGCATCGTGCGTCAGGCCATTAAAAAAGGACTGGCTACCATTCATGCCCACAACCTCCGAGACTATGCAACAGATAAACATCGGGTAATTGATGGCTATCCGTTTGGCGGCGGAGGTGGGATGGTCTTAAAACCAGAGCCGTTGTTTAATTGCATTGAAGCACTTAAACAGAAGAGCGAACATGATGGACGTGGAACGTATGACGCGGTGATTTATCTGACGCCCGATGGAGAACTCCTCAATCAACGTATTTGTAATGCCCTCTCTCTACATCAAAACATCATGATGGTTGCAGGACATTATAAAGGAATAGACCAACGGGTGCGCGACACCTACATTACCCGAGAGATATCTATCGGAGATTATGTAATTAGCGGAGGAGAACAAGCCGCTACGATTCTGATAGATGCCATTGTACGTCTGATTCCCGGGGTATTGTCTAATGCGACTTCAGCCCTGTCAGATTCGTTCCAAGATGGTTTATTGGATATGCCAGTTTATACCCGACCTGCAGAATTCCGGGGAATGCGTGTTCCCGAAGTTTTGTTGGAAGGCGATCATGCTAAAATTGACGCGTGGCGGGATGAAGAGCGCCTCCGCCGAACGCGCGAACGAAGGCCCGATCTATTGAAGGGCCAAGATTGA
- the rplS gene encoding 50S ribosomal protein L19, producing the protein MKDAKLQVVEATVLRDDIPVFKAGDTVNVHVRVIEGDKERIQQYKGVVISRSGEGATKTFTVRKISNGIGVERIFPLYSPKIAKIEVVSRGRVRRAKLYYLRNLRGKAARIREIRN; encoded by the coding sequence ATGAAAGACGCTAAACTCCAAGTCGTTGAAGCCACTGTACTCCGAGACGATATCCCTGTGTTTAAAGCAGGTGATACGGTTAATGTGCATGTGCGCGTTATCGAAGGCGATAAAGAGCGGATTCAGCAATATAAAGGGGTGGTCATTAGCCGCAGCGGCGAAGGAGCGACCAAAACCTTTACCGTGCGCAAAATCTCGAACGGGATTGGCGTTGAACGGATTTTCCCGCTGTATTCTCCTAAGATTGCCAAAATTGAAGTCGTGAGCCGAGGCCGTGTCCGGCGTGCCAAGTTGTATTATCTGCGTAACTTACGCGGAAAAGCAGCCCGGATTCGCGAAATCCGTAACTGA
- the rpsP gene encoding 30S ribosomal protein S16, translating to MAVKLRLRRMGRSKRPLYGIVAADSRARRDGRFIEDLGRYNPIPEPAEITINEDRLMYWLREGAEPTDTVRAILSSRGLLLRLHLERKGKTAEEVDQELATWKAAKADKSRSLNVTKADRLREAMAKEKQLAEAKAAELAKLRAEAEARAKAEAEAARAAAEAARAAAAAEAAAAQEAANAAAEAADEALSAAVAETPEAS from the coding sequence ATGGCAGTTAAACTTCGCCTGAGAAGAATGGGGCGTTCCAAGCGCCCACTCTATGGGATTGTTGCCGCAGATAGCCGCGCTCGTCGCGACGGACGCTTCATCGAAGATCTGGGACGCTACAACCCCATTCCTGAACCCGCCGAAATCACCATCAATGAAGACCGTTTGATGTATTGGCTTCGTGAAGGCGCCGAACCAACCGATACCGTTCGGGCCATCCTAAGTAGCCGTGGGCTTTTGCTCCGCCTGCACTTGGAACGCAAAGGCAAAACCGCTGAAGAAGTAGATCAGGAACTTGCCACTTGGAAAGCCGCAAAGGCTGATAAATCACGTTCGCTGAATGTGACCAAAGCCGATCGTTTGCGGGAAGCAATGGCCAAAGAAAAACAACTCGCCGAGGCCAAAGCCGCCGAATTGGCAAAATTACGTGCTGAAGCCGAAGCGCGTGCCAAAGCCGAAGCTGAAGCCGCACGTGCCGCCGCCGAAGCTGCTCGTGCTGCCGCTGCTGCCGAAGCCGCCGCTGCACAAGAAGCCGCCAATGCTGCTGCCGAAGCCGCCGATGAAGCCCTGAGCGCCGCCGTTGCTGAAACGCCAGAAGCATCATAA
- a CDS encoding MoxR family ATPase — MTELEQAERLQSSYRTLRNEVAKVIVGQSTIIDQIIIALLSRGHCLLVGVPGLAKTLLIQTISQALDLSFSRIQFTPDLMPSDITGTEIIQETNTGSKEFRFIKGPIFANVVLADEINRTPPKTQAALLEAMQEHHVTAAGHTYHMEEPFFVLATQNPIEQEGTYPLPEAQLDRFMLNLWVEYPTFEEEVSVVRNTTSSRTVTVNPVISHQDLLAYQQLVRMVPVADNVIEYAVGLVSKTRPNNPDAPKLVKENLSWGAGPRASQNLILGAKALALLEGRMTPLIDDVKRLAIPVLRHRIFTNFNAEAEGRSTVNIIEELIQ; from the coding sequence ATGACCGAACTCGAACAAGCCGAAAGACTACAATCTTCTTATCGTACCCTTCGTAACGAGGTAGCCAAAGTGATTGTCGGCCAATCCACCATTATAGATCAAATTATCATTGCATTGCTTTCACGCGGACATTGCCTTTTGGTGGGGGTTCCTGGACTTGCAAAAACCTTGCTAATCCAAACCATTTCGCAGGCATTGGATCTGTCTTTTTCCCGTATTCAGTTTACGCCAGACCTGATGCCTTCCGACATTACTGGTACCGAAATCATTCAAGAAACCAATACGGGCAGCAAAGAGTTTCGGTTTATTAAAGGCCCCATTTTTGCCAATGTGGTACTGGCCGATGAAATCAACCGAACCCCACCGAAAACACAAGCCGCGCTTTTAGAAGCCATGCAAGAGCACCATGTAACAGCAGCGGGGCATACTTATCATATGGAAGAACCTTTTTTTGTGTTGGCTACCCAAAACCCCATTGAACAAGAAGGAACATACCCGCTTCCAGAAGCCCAACTCGACCGGTTCATGTTGAACCTTTGGGTAGAGTACCCAACATTTGAAGAAGAGGTTTCGGTGGTCAGAAATACCACTAGTAGCCGCACTGTAACAGTAAATCCGGTGATTTCGCATCAAGATTTATTAGCCTATCAACAACTTGTACGTATGGTCCCTGTGGCTGATAACGTAATTGAGTATGCGGTTGGATTGGTTTCCAAAACCCGCCCAAACAATCCTGATGCTCCAAAATTGGTAAAAGAAAACCTGAGTTGGGGTGCGGGGCCACGTGCTTCGCAAAACCTAATCTTAGGCGCAAAAGCATTGGCCCTCTTAGAAGGGAGGATGACGCCCTTAATTGATGATGTGAAACGTTTGGCGATTCCGGTTTTGCGCCATCGCATTTTTACCAATTTTAATGCGGAGGCAGAAGGCCGCTCCACCGTAAACATTATTGAAGAGTTGATTCAGTAA
- a CDS encoding DUF2520 domain-containing protein has translation MSAEAFTSPLSNSDIPRTYLIGTGRVGHSLAWAMHQTNWPLEAIFGRNSPKDFPLPVQRMSHLPPIAERCLWLLCVPDDQIMEVAQELAAHNSYWSKAVVAHMSGLHTASALDVLRAKGASVMSFHPLQTFVAQAPAERFSGIYVVMEGDQIALALGGQLARHLGAQPHQISSAAKPAYHLAASIASNFLVTLMGISREVLAKIGFSEPDARVLMQALVDGTITNLRNLPAGEALTGPIVRGDVHTVAQHLVVLKSELSGLKPFYQLMAAETTRLAVQSERLSVEKAQFILEQILSETTS, from the coding sequence TTGTCTGCCGAAGCGTTTACTTCACCATTGTCTAATTCCGACATTCCCCGAACGTATCTCATCGGAACGGGGCGGGTTGGTCATTCCCTCGCCTGGGCTATGCACCAGACGAACTGGCCATTGGAAGCCATTTTTGGCCGCAATTCACCGAAAGACTTTCCACTGCCCGTGCAGCGAATGTCCCACCTCCCTCCTATTGCCGAACGATGTTTGTGGCTTCTTTGTGTGCCGGATGATCAGATTATGGAAGTTGCGCAAGAACTGGCGGCACATAATAGCTACTGGAGCAAAGCTGTTGTGGCCCATATGTCTGGCTTGCACACAGCATCGGCGCTGGACGTACTTCGTGCAAAGGGAGCATCTGTTATGAGTTTTCACCCGTTGCAAACCTTTGTGGCACAGGCTCCTGCAGAACGTTTTAGCGGAATTTATGTGGTCATGGAGGGTGATCAAATCGCTCTTGCATTGGGTGGACAGTTGGCGCGACACCTTGGAGCACAACCCCACCAGATTTCTTCCGCAGCCAAACCAGCATACCACTTGGCGGCATCAATCGCTTCTAATTTTCTGGTCACCCTTATGGGCATTAGCCGCGAGGTTTTGGCTAAAATTGGATTCTCTGAGCCAGATGCAAGGGTATTGATGCAAGCCTTGGTGGATGGTACGATTACAAACCTACGAAATCTTCCAGCAGGCGAAGCCCTGACGGGTCCTATTGTTCGTGGCGATGTCCACACGGTTGCACAGCATTTAGTCGTTCTGAAGAGCGAACTTTCTGGCCTTAAACCGTTCTATCAACTAATGGCTGCCGAGACAACCCGTTTAGCCGTGCAAAGTGAACGCCTATCGGTTGAAAAGGCACAATTTATTTTAGAACAAATCCTTTCAGAAACAACTTCTTAA
- a CDS encoding peptidylprolyl isomerase has translation MIQNIFQYRTDFFFGLLFTFFLLFSPSHTFGQNEVQLDRIVAVVDGEIILFSEVNALVYNILQQQNQKPTDFLVRQYYNNALQELVNQKVLYSHAERDTTIKVSDDRVNQELDRRMRGLIDQVGGEDRFEMEYGKSILQAKNDFRENVRQQIKANEFQEKKLSQIKISPREVERWFKRIPQDSLPTLPETVRMSHIVRLPDIPATARDEARRIASALRDSILTGRSKLENLARRYTDDPGSRNTGGRGRAKLSQLVPEFGAVASSLAPGGISQVFESQFGMHVMRVNTLQGEMLDYSHILIKINDRNANPTNAIAFLKTLRDSINTRKVTFEALAKRHSQDPQSASLGGAVINFQTGSRDLALESLNPRWRVTLNKLEPGQLSEPLETELLDGRKAWHIVWLQKRSGAHTVNLQDDYQIIEQQALNDKKAQVMTEWLERLRQGVYIKINEVSP, from the coding sequence ATGATCCAAAATATCTTTCAGTACAGAACCGATTTTTTCTTCGGCTTACTATTTACGTTTTTCCTTTTGTTTTCGCCAAGCCATACTTTTGGCCAGAACGAGGTACAATTAGACCGAATCGTGGCAGTTGTGGATGGCGAGATCATTCTCTTTTCCGAGGTCAATGCTTTGGTGTATAACATTTTGCAGCAGCAAAACCAAAAACCGACCGATTTTTTGGTTCGCCAATACTACAACAATGCATTACAGGAATTGGTCAATCAGAAAGTCTTGTATTCTCATGCAGAACGGGATACCACCATCAAGGTTTCGGACGACCGCGTTAATCAAGAATTGGATCGTCGAATGCGTGGCCTGATAGATCAGGTGGGAGGGGAAGACCGTTTTGAAATGGAGTATGGAAAATCCATCCTACAAGCAAAAAATGATTTTCGGGAAAATGTTCGCCAACAAATTAAAGCGAACGAGTTCCAAGAAAAAAAGTTAAGTCAGATCAAAATTTCTCCGCGTGAAGTGGAAAGATGGTTTAAGAGAATTCCTCAAGACTCGTTACCGACCTTGCCTGAAACGGTTCGGATGTCGCATATTGTCCGCCTGCCAGATATTCCTGCTACGGCCAGAGACGAGGCCCGTCGCATTGCCAGTGCCTTGCGCGACTCCATTTTGACGGGGCGATCAAAATTAGAAAACCTCGCCCGCCGTTATACCGATGACCCCGGTTCCCGCAATACAGGTGGTCGAGGCCGTGCCAAGCTATCCCAATTGGTTCCAGAATTTGGTGCAGTGGCCTCTTCCCTTGCTCCCGGTGGTATCTCTCAGGTATTCGAGTCTCAGTTTGGTATGCACGTCATGCGGGTGAATACCCTTCAAGGTGAGATGCTGGATTATAGTCACATTCTAATCAAAATAAACGACCGAAATGCCAATCCTACCAATGCGATTGCTTTTCTAAAAACCCTTCGAGACTCCATTAATACCCGAAAAGTGACCTTCGAGGCCCTCGCTAAACGCCATTCCCAAGACCCACAATCGGCTTCTCTGGGAGGTGCTGTAATTAATTTTCAAACCGGAAGCCGCGACCTTGCCTTAGAATCTCTCAATCCTCGGTGGCGAGTCACCCTGAATAAATTGGAACCTGGCCAACTTTCGGAGCCTTTAGAAACCGAATTATTGGATGGCCGAAAAGCATGGCACATTGTTTGGTTGCAAAAAAGATCAGGCGCCCACACTGTTAATCTTCAGGATGACTACCAGATCATTGAACAACAAGCGTTGAATGACAAAAAAGCACAGGTCATGACCGAATGGCTAGAACGCCTAAGACAAGGGGTGTATATTAAAATAAATGAGGTTTCTCCCTGA
- a CDS encoding GNAT family N-acetyltransferase — protein MTDLAIRYEAIPHEAIERFIPFAKQAYIASYSYLWTPENLQHYLNLEYSRERIERFFDHPNQSLWWALLQDQPVGYAIAAVQSPIGPVQYKAAFLHRLYLLPQAQRKGIGQALCQQAEQFAHAAGETEIWLYCMALAPSVQFYIRNGYHIIRTTCFERIPMRSQALSDILVMKKHLTNDP, from the coding sequence ATGACCGACTTAGCCATCCGCTACGAAGCAATCCCTCACGAAGCCATCGAGCGTTTTATTCCATTTGCCAAGCAAGCTTATATTGCCTCCTATTCCTACCTTTGGACACCCGAAAACCTACAACACTATTTGAATTTAGAATATAGTCGGGAACGTATCGAGCGTTTTTTCGATCATCCAAATCAATCGTTATGGTGGGCACTTTTGCAGGATCAGCCTGTAGGGTATGCCATTGCAGCCGTACAATCACCCATTGGCCCCGTTCAATACAAGGCGGCATTCTTACATCGCCTCTATCTGCTCCCTCAAGCACAAAGGAAAGGCATTGGTCAAGCACTATGTCAACAAGCAGAACAATTTGCACACGCTGCCGGAGAAACTGAAATATGGTTATATTGCATGGCACTTGCGCCCTCAGTGCAATTTTACATCAGAAATGGGTACCATATTATACGGACCACATGTTTTGAACGCATCCCGATGCGCAGTCAGGCATTGTCCGATATTTTGGTCATGAAAAAGCATTTAACCAACGACCCTTAA
- the ffh gene encoding signal recognition particle protein, whose product MFENLQEKLDAAFQTLRGQGSINELNIAETMREIRRALLDADVNYQVAREFTEKVKAEALGQKVISAVRPGQMLTKIVYDELVFLLGSEQIGIHKSNKPPTVILIAGLQGSGKTTFCGKLALYLKSQGHAPLLAAADVYRPAAVQQLSVLAEQVGVPVHSLLQEDGMPVKDAVRVAKEAVEFGRKNGRDVIIVDTAGRLAVDEAMMQEVENIKNAVNPHEILFVVDSMTGQDAVNTAKTFNERLDFDGVVLTKLDGDTRGGAALSIRSVVHKPIKFASTGEKMEALTPFFPDRMAQRILGMGDVVSFVEKAQAQFEEKEAAKLQKKLATADFNLQDFYDQLQRIKKMGSLTDLLGMIPGMGKQLKDVEVDEGQFKQIEAIILSMTITERTKPQVLNASRRKRIAKGSGTTINDVNQLLKQFEQMKKMMKTMTKLTGKGRQVNMKNLTAGRKLR is encoded by the coding sequence ATGTTCGAGAACCTTCAAGAGAAGTTAGATGCGGCCTTTCAAACCCTTCGCGGGCAAGGTAGCATCAATGAATTAAATATCGCTGAAACGATGCGCGAAATCCGGCGCGCACTCCTCGATGCTGACGTAAACTACCAAGTTGCGCGCGAGTTCACCGAGAAAGTTAAGGCCGAAGCCCTCGGACAAAAGGTCATCTCGGCGGTGCGCCCAGGTCAGATGTTGACCAAAATCGTGTACGATGAACTTGTTTTCTTGTTAGGAAGCGAGCAAATAGGCATCCATAAAAGCAATAAACCCCCAACCGTTATTTTGATTGCGGGATTGCAAGGCTCCGGAAAAACTACTTTTTGTGGGAAATTAGCCTTATACCTGAAGTCTCAAGGCCATGCGCCGCTCCTTGCCGCTGCCGATGTGTACCGTCCGGCGGCTGTTCAGCAACTTTCGGTTTTGGCTGAACAAGTGGGTGTTCCTGTGCATTCGTTGTTACAGGAAGACGGGATGCCTGTCAAAGATGCCGTTCGGGTAGCAAAAGAAGCGGTCGAGTTTGGCCGCAAAAATGGCCGCGATGTAATCATTGTGGATACGGCGGGCCGTCTTGCCGTGGATGAGGCGATGATGCAGGAGGTGGAAAATATTAAAAATGCCGTCAACCCCCATGAAATCCTCTTTGTCGTGGATTCTATGACTGGGCAAGATGCCGTTAATACCGCCAAAACCTTTAATGAACGATTGGATTTTGATGGCGTCGTCCTAACCAAATTAGATGGGGATACCCGTGGTGGTGCTGCGCTTTCAATCCGTTCTGTGGTACACAAACCCATCAAATTTGCTTCGACCGGAGAAAAAATGGAGGCACTTACGCCCTTTTTCCCGGATCGCATGGCGCAGCGAATTCTGGGAATGGGGGATGTGGTCTCGTTTGTGGAAAAAGCTCAAGCGCAGTTTGAGGAAAAAGAAGCCGCTAAACTACAGAAAAAACTTGCTACAGCCGATTTTAACCTCCAAGATTTTTACGATCAACTTCAGCGAATCAAAAAAATGGGTTCGTTGACCGACCTCTTGGGGATGATTCCGGGAATGGGAAAACAATTAAAAGATGTAGAAGTAGATGAAGGCCAGTTTAAACAAATTGAGGCCATTATTCTTTCGATGACCATTACCGAGCGAACCAAACCACAAGTCCTAAATGCCAGTCGCCGTAAACGCATTGCAAAAGGTAGTGGAACCACCATCAATGACGTGAATCAACTGCTGAAGCAATTTGAGCAGATGAAGAAAATGATGAAAACCATGACCAAACTCACCGGAAAAGGAAGGCAGGTAAATATGAAAAACCTAACCGCCGGACGAAAACTCCGTTGA